Proteins encoded together in one Synechococcus sp. BL107 window:
- a CDS encoding histidine phosphatase family protein: protein MYFCASFLKSRRNILKIALLSTLLINADSKAHQNFDEIQHGSTYSLIQELQNGGKIIYMRHATTKTDWADQASAGLSLDDCSTQRELSTAGKLQATQIGNSLRNHKVPIGRVISSEYCRAIDTAQLSFGEHETNKALNFLPCEVCAERDNEIYRQRLLPLLSQSVDQEQNLVLVGHDDPFEAVTGIYPEPMGILFIIEPKEKQTFNILGSIHPEDLIKFQPNWRDKK from the coding sequence ATGTATTTTTGCGCTTCATTCTTAAAGTCAAGAAGAAACATCTTAAAGATCGCCTTGTTATCAACTCTTTTAATTAATGCTGATAGCAAAGCGCACCAAAACTTCGATGAGATTCAACATGGATCAACCTATAGTTTGATTCAGGAACTCCAGAACGGAGGAAAGATCATCTATATGAGACATGCAACAACAAAGACTGACTGGGCCGATCAGGCATCAGCAGGATTATCACTTGATGATTGCTCGACCCAAAGAGAGCTAAGTACAGCAGGGAAATTACAAGCCACTCAAATTGGCAATTCACTTCGAAACCACAAGGTGCCGATAGGTCGTGTCATATCGAGCGAATATTGCCGAGCGATTGATACGGCACAACTTTCATTCGGAGAACATGAAACGAACAAAGCACTTAATTTTCTTCCATGCGAAGTATGCGCAGAAAGGGATAACGAGATCTATCGACAGAGACTTTTGCCCCTGCTTTCCCAATCTGTCGATCAAGAACAAAATCTAGTTTTAGTCGGTCACGATGACCCATTCGAAGCCGTTACGGGGATTTATCCAGAGCCTATGGGAATTCTCTTTATTATCGAACCAAAAGAGAAGCAGACTTTCAACATACTAGGATCAATTCATCCAGAAGACTTAATCAAGTTTCAACCCAACTGGAGAGACAAGAAATGA
- a CDS encoding ferritin, which yields MTQSTAATTSLNTVLVGPSGRALAEPIAKDLLNGLQHHLNMERQAHANYFAAAVWFAERELRGFARYFREESQSEHGHAAQFAEYLIARGQSVDLQSLEAPNQAWDSPADVFATSFLMEADITASLHQLYALGEHASDVRTTVFLDPMVDQQTQAENEFAYLLGRVRFAGDDKSALLIIDNELYQGQHQPAALKD from the coding sequence ATGACACAATCAACTGCAGCAACAACTTCCCTCAATACTGTTCTCGTTGGGCCTTCTGGGCGAGCTCTTGCTGAGCCCATAGCGAAGGATCTGCTCAACGGTCTGCAACATCATCTCAACATGGAGCGTCAAGCCCATGCCAACTATTTTGCAGCAGCTGTCTGGTTTGCAGAGCGCGAACTCAGAGGATTTGCACGTTATTTCCGCGAAGAATCACAAAGTGAACATGGACATGCCGCACAGTTTGCTGAATACTTAATTGCTCGTGGACAATCCGTCGATTTACAATCGCTTGAAGCACCAAATCAAGCGTGGGATTCTCCAGCAGATGTATTTGCAACATCATTTTTGATGGAAGCAGATATCACCGCCTCCCTCCATCAACTGTATGCACTTGGCGAACACGCATCAGACGTAAGAACGACCGTCTTCTTGGATCCCATGGTTGATCAACAAACCCAGGCCGAGAATGAGTTTGCCTATCTCCTCGGTCGTGTCCGCTTTGCGGGAGATGATAAGTCTGCATTGCTGATCATTGATAATGAGCTCTATCAAGGACAGCATCAACCAGCTGCGCTCAAAGATTAA
- a CDS encoding extracellular solute-binding protein: MGQSSLLLAVLALGMPLANTLPGIAKEVRVYSGRHYNTDRQVFKTFSENTGIKVRLIEATGITLIERLKREGKNSNADVILLVDSARINNAAKEGLLAPIQSEQIKKNVPARYRDPNNRWFGLTRRVRAVIVNPKLVDPSSIKTYADLAEANLKGKLCLRKRKNVYNQSLVADQIVLKGEANATNWVKGMVKNVNQPFFGGDTSLIRAVGQGKCAVGVVNHYYLARMQAGASGENDQKLTQPIKLIMPNPAHVNISAAGMAKSAKNKKEAIALITFLTSPKGSSSIAGPTYEYPLNGFGTSSQLKAFGRFKPDNVSISELGETQKRAIQIMANSGWR; encoded by the coding sequence ATGGGTCAATCATCTTTATTGTTGGCAGTCTTAGCATTAGGGATGCCTCTAGCCAATACACTGCCTGGCATTGCTAAAGAAGTTCGCGTCTACTCAGGTCGGCACTACAATACAGATCGTCAGGTGTTTAAAACATTTAGTGAAAACACTGGCATTAAAGTTCGATTGATTGAAGCAACTGGCATCACTCTAATCGAAAGACTGAAACGCGAAGGCAAGAACTCAAACGCAGATGTCATCTTACTCGTTGATTCAGCACGCATTAACAATGCAGCAAAAGAAGGATTATTAGCACCTATACAATCCGAGCAAATTAAAAAAAATGTTCCTGCACGATATCGAGATCCCAACAATCGGTGGTTTGGTCTCACACGTCGCGTCAGGGCAGTCATTGTTAATCCCAAGCTCGTTGATCCAAGCAGTATCAAAACCTATGCAGACTTAGCCGAAGCAAATCTGAAAGGAAAACTATGCCTTCGTAAACGTAAGAATGTATACAACCAATCCCTTGTTGCAGATCAAATTGTCTTAAAGGGAGAAGCTAATGCAACAAACTGGGTGAAAGGAATGGTCAAGAATGTGAATCAGCCATTTTTTGGTGGAGACACATCTCTGATCAGAGCCGTCGGACAAGGAAAATGCGCTGTGGGTGTTGTTAATCACTATTACTTAGCCCGAATGCAAGCTGGTGCGAGCGGAGAAAATGATCAAAAGCTCACCCAGCCAATCAAGTTAATCATGCCGAATCCTGCCCATGTGAATATCAGTGCTGCCGGAATGGCAAAATCTGCCAAAAACAAAAAGGAAGCAATCGCATTAATTACTTTTCTAACATCACCAAAAGGCAGTTCATCGATCGCTGGACCAACATATGAATATCCTTTGAACGGTTTTGGAACATCGAGCCAGCTAAAGGCCTTTGGTCGCTTCAAACCAGACAACGTATCCATCAGTGAACTAGGAGAAACCCAAAAAAGAGCAATACAGATCATGGCCAACAGTGGATGGCGTTAA
- a CDS encoding Fe2+-dependent dioxygenase — translation MDFLTSELLGFEETLQWKSELTKHESIWLDGRLTAGEHAALVKQNHQLDPSSPLAKLIAENVEQKIIASPLLKSFALIRKVHSILISRSEVGDGYGWHVDNPFSKYGRRDISFTLFLSDLSDYEGGELTFQLLQGSKEIRLPAGHIILYPSSSLHCVQPIVRGARFACVGWIESYIQSTEDRSILFNLDAGAKGLLARHGRSDELDLIFQSYANAVRRLSGR, via the coding sequence ATGGATTTTCTGACGTCGGAGCTTTTGGGTTTCGAAGAGACCCTTCAGTGGAAGAGTGAACTCACCAAGCATGAGTCGATTTGGCTTGATGGTCGGCTCACAGCCGGAGAGCACGCAGCTCTTGTGAAGCAAAATCATCAACTTGATCCGTCGTCACCTTTGGCAAAATTGATTGCTGAGAATGTTGAACAAAAAATCATTGCTAGTCCTCTCCTCAAGAGCTTCGCTTTGATTCGTAAGGTCCATAGCATCTTGATTTCTCGTAGCGAAGTAGGAGATGGATATGGATGGCATGTTGATAATCCATTTTCGAAGTATGGACGTCGTGATATTTCTTTCACCCTCTTTCTTAGTGATCTTTCCGACTATGAAGGGGGGGAGCTCACATTTCAGCTTTTGCAGGGTTCGAAGGAGATCCGGCTTCCTGCTGGGCATATCATTCTGTATCCGAGCTCGTCACTGCATTGTGTACAGCCCATTGTAAGAGGTGCCCGATTTGCCTGTGTTGGTTGGATTGAAAGTTATATTCAATCGACTGAAGATCGATCGATTTTATTTAATTTAGATGCAGGTGCGAAAGGGTTGTTGGCTCGTCACGGACGTTCAGACGAGTTGGACTTAATCTTCCAATCGTATGCCAATGCTGTCAGACGCCTCTCTGGTCGCTAA